From Pedobacter aquae:
ATAGATAAACAAAGACAGGGAGCAATGTTTAATCAAGCATTTTTCACTGCTAAAGCAGATGAAATCACGAATATTTTTTCAAAATCAGATCCTTCTGAAAAATTGAAAGTATATAATATTTTAGTTGTTGCAGACCCTGCTAATACCAGTACTTACGAAGCATTAAAAAACAATAAATAACAATTAGATTTAGCTATGCTGAGCAGATTACATATTAAGAATTATGCGCTTATAGATTCATTGGATATTTCTTTTGATGAGCATTTAAATATTCTTACCGGAGAAACTGGAGCAGGAAAATCTATTATATTAGGAGCTTTAGGTCTAATTCTAGGCCAGAGAGCAGAAGGTAAATACTTCTTCAACCAGCAGAAGAAATGCATTATTGAAGGTTTTTTCAAAGTGAAGAACTATCAATTGAATACATTTTTTGAAGAAAATGATTTAGATTATGAAGAGGAAACCGTTTTAAGAAGAGAAATTTCTTTAGATGGAAAATCAAGAGCCTTTATTAATGATACTCCGGTTAATTTAACCACACTAAAACAAGTTGGCGAGCAGCTGATAGACATCCACTCGCAACATGCGACATTAGAAATTAGTAATCAGAAATTTCAGTTATTAGTGGTTGATTTAATGGCTAATCATCAAGAGCTTATTGAAAAATATACATCTTCTTATAAAATCTATAAAAAGAAAGTTAAACAGCTTGACACTTTAATTGAGCAAAGCGAAAAAGAAAAAGCAGAGTTAGATTATTTACAATTTCAGTTTGATGAGCTTGAGCAAGCGAAGCTTAGTGCAGATGAGCAAGATCATCTGGAGCAAGAGTTGGAAAGGTTAAATCATGCGGAAGAGATAAAATCTAATCTTCTAAACGCTTCTACCCTATTGCAAAATCAAGAAGTTAATGCTTTAAACTTAATAAAAGAAGCATCAAACCAATTACAACAGGCTGAAAAGTATCAACAAGATATTAGTGCTTTAGGCGAAAGATTAAAAAGTTGCTTAATAGAGATAAAAGATATAGCTAGTGAAGTAGAGGATATAGAACAAACCATATCTTTTGATGAGAATAAAGCTGCTTTAGTGAGTGAGAGGTTAGATTTAATTTACAGTTTGCAAAAGAAACATCGTGTTAACAGTAATCAAGAGCTTTTAAATTATCAGGAAGAGTTATCATCAAAACTTAATAAAATTCTTTTTGCTGATGAAGACATAGAACGCTTGCAAAAGGAAATACAAGAAGAAAAGCTTTTACTTGTAGAGCAAGCGAAAACCATCAGCTTAAATAGAAAAAATGCAATTCCTGCAATAGAGGAATATATCATCAAAATTTTAGCAGAAATTGGTATGGCAAATGCTGATGTTAAGCTTGAGCAATTGGTTAAAGAAGAAAACAACTTTGACCAAGACGGTTTAGACCAGATTAAATTTTTGTTTAGTGCAAATAAAGGCCATCAGTTACAAGAATTAAGTAAGGTTGCTTCTGGAGGAGAGTTATCTAGGCTGATGTTAAGCATTAAATCTTTGATAGCTAAGAAAACTGCTTTACCAACCATTATTTTTGATGAGATTGATACCGGAGTATCTGGAGAAGTAGCTCATAAAGTTGGGAACATTATGGAAAAGCTAGCAGAAGACATGCAAGTGATAACCATTACACATTTACCGCAGATGGCTAGCAAAGGAAAGTCGCATTATTTTGTATATAAAGAAATAAAAGACGATTTTACTTATTCGCAAATAAAGAAACTTAATAACGAAGAACGCATTTTAGAGATAGCAAAAATGTTGAGCGGAGAGCATCCGAAAGAATCAGCAATACAAAATGCTAAAGAATTATTATTTGGATAAATTTTATCATCCACAAAATTTTATAATCTTTACACATTCAAATTACAATGAAGCTTAATAGCTTAAAAAAGAATTAAAATATGGCTTATAATTTATTAAAAGGTAAACGTGGTATCATCACAGGTGCTTTAGATGAAAACTCTATTGCGTGGAAAGTTGCTGAGAAAGCTCACGAAGAAGGTGCTACTTTTGTATTGACCAACGCACCTATTGCAATGCGTATGGGAGAAATAAATAAACTTGCTGAGAAAACTAACTCGCAAATTATCCCGGCTGATGCAACAAGCATAGATGATTTAACGAACCTTTATACTCAGGCTCAAGAAGTTTTAGGTGGTAAAATAGATTTCGTTTTACACTCTATAGGTATGAGTGTGAATATCCGTAAAAAAATTCCTTATACAGAGTCTAACTACGAGTATTTTGCAAAAGGCATTGATGTATCTGCTATGTCTTTACATAAAATGCTTGCGGTTGCAAAAAAATTAGATGCAATAAACGAAGGAGGAAGTGTGGTTGCCTTAACTTATATGGCAGCACAACGTACTTATCCTTTCTATACCGATATGGCCGATATTAAAGCTATGTTAGAATCTATAGCCAGAAGTTTTGGTTACCATTATGGATTAGAGAAAAAAGTACGTATCAATACGGTTTCTCAATCTCCAACAAAAACAACAGCTGGAACAGGAATTAAAGGTTTTGGCGATTTCTATGATTTTGCTGATAAAATTGCTCCTCTAGGCAATGCTGATGCAGAATCTTGTGCAGATTATTGTATTACTTTATTCTCTGATTTAACCCGCATGGTTACCATGCAGAATTTATTCCATGATGGTGGTTACTCATCAACAGGTGTAAGTATGGATGTAATGACTGCTATTGGAGCTGGTGAAGAAGGGTAATAATTCAAATTTTTATATAAAAGGAGGCTGTCTCAAAAATAGTATCTGTCACATTGAGCGGAGTCGAAATGTTCTCTGATATGCTTAGAAAAGGCTTCGACTCCGCTCAGCCTGACACAAAATGGTAATTTGAGACAGCCTCTTTTTTTTATTCCTCTGATGGTATTAAAACTATTTTAACCGGTAAAGCACCAGGTCTGTTAATCACTCCTAAATCAGTACTTTGTACCTTGATGATGGCACCTACTCTAACGGCATAGGTATAAGAAATTCCTTCAAATACATTTGGAATAGGTTCATCCTCACCATCAACAAATGTCCCATAAACCAAAATACCATCTAAATCATAAACATTTTGATTAATCTCTGTTAAAGGAATAGAAAAGGAATAAGTTACTCCGCCATCATTAGTAATCCATTCATTTTGTTGAATAACATCATAAATGGTTTTATTTGGAACAGTATAATATTCTTCTGTTACTTTTTGGCAAGCTGATGTTCCTAACACCAATACACCTAATAAAATGATGGACAGCTTCTTCATGTGTATTATGTTTGAGGTGAATAATTATTATTTAGACGATTGAAATTTCTATATGGTTGCATGCTAACAAAAAAAGCACCACAATTATTGTGATGCTTTTTTATATAGAAGAAGTTCTAACTACTCTCCGCCTTCTTTCTCTTCTTCCTTCTTCTTTTTCTTTTTAGCGGCTTTACCTATGATATGGATTTGATCTTTTTCTTTATCATAATCTACTTCCATGGTATCACCTTCTGTAAGCTCTCCTTTAAGAATTTCCTCTGCAATTGGATCTTCTAAGAATTTTTGGATGGCTCTCTTCAATGGACGAGCACCAAAATTAGAATCAAAGCCTTTTTCAGCTATGTAATCTTTGGCTGCTTCAGTTAATTTGATATCATAACCCAGAGTTTGAACTCGACCAAATAAGGCTTTTAGTTCAATATCAATGATTTGGAATATTTCTTCTTTTTCAAGAGAGTTAAATACAATTACATCATCAACACGATTTAAAAACTCAGGAGCGAATGCTCTTTTTAAAGCACTTTCAATTACAGTTTTATTATGACTTTCTGTTTGTGATAATTTAGCAGAAGTTGCAAAACCAACACCTTGGCCAAAATCTTTTAACTGACGAGCACCAATATTAGAAGTCATGATGATGATGGTATTTCTAAAATCGACTTTACGACCTAAAGAATCTGTTAACTGACCTTCATCTAAAACTTGTAATAAGATATTAAATACATCTGGATGCGCTTTTTCAATCTCATCTAACAATACAACAGCGTAAGGTTTTCTACGTACTTTTTCTGTTAACTGTCCGCCTTCTTCATATCCCACATAACCCGGAGGCGCTCCTACCAATCTGGAAACAGCAAATTTCTCCATGTACTCGCTCATATCTATCTGAATCAAGGCATCATCAGTATCAAACATAAAACGAGCAAGTTCTTTAGCCAACTCTGTTTTACCAACACCTGTAGGACCTAAGAAAATGAAAGAACCAATTGGTTTTTTAGGATCTTTTAATCCGGCTCTGGTACGTTGTATAGCTTTTGTTAATTTCTTGATAGCATCATCCTGACCAATAATTTTCTCGTTAATTTTCTCGAACATACCTAATAGTTTTTGGCTATCGGTTTGTCCAACACGTTGTAACGGAATACCAGTCATCATAGAAACTACTTCAGCAACATTGTCTTCAGAGACGATATATCTCTTAGTTTTAGTTTCTGCTTCCCATTCTGCCTTAGCTTTATCTAATTCTTCTAGCAGATTCTTCTCAGTATCGCGAAGTTTTGCCGCTTCTTCGTATTTCTGGCTACGAACTACTTTGTTTTTCTCAACCTTTATTTGCTCAATTTTTTGCTCAATATCAATGATATTTTGCGGAACATGAATATTGGTTAAGTGAACTCTAGAGCCAGCCTCATCTAAAGCATCGATAGCTTTGTCTGGTAAAAATCTATCAGTGATGTATCTTGAAGTTAGGCTAACGCAGGCTTCAATAGCTTCGTCTGTATAAGTTACACCGTGGTGTTCTTCATACTTTTCTTTGATTCTGTTTAAAATCTCGATAGTTTCTGTTGGTGTAGCAGGTTCTATCATCACCTTTTGGAAACGACGGTCTAAAGCACCATCTTTCTCGATGTACTGACGATATTCATCTAAAGTTGTAGCGCCAATGCATTGGATTTCTCCACGAGCTAATGCAGGTTTAAACATGTTAGAAGCATCTAACGAGCCCGAAGCACCACCAGCACCAACAATGGTATGAATCTCATCAATAAACAAAATAACATCAGGAGATTTCTCTAACTCGTTCATTACAGCCTTCATACGCTCTTCAAATTGGCCGCGGTATTTAGTACCAGCCACTAAAGAAGCTAAATCAAGTGTAACAACTCTTTTGTTAAATAATACTCTTGAAACTTTACGTTGTACAATTCTTAAAGCCAAACCTTCTGCAAT
This genomic window contains:
- the recN gene encoding DNA repair protein RecN, which translates into the protein MLSRLHIKNYALIDSLDISFDEHLNILTGETGAGKSIILGALGLILGQRAEGKYFFNQQKKCIIEGFFKVKNYQLNTFFEENDLDYEEETVLRREISLDGKSRAFINDTPVNLTTLKQVGEQLIDIHSQHATLEISNQKFQLLVVDLMANHQELIEKYTSSYKIYKKKVKQLDTLIEQSEKEKAELDYLQFQFDELEQAKLSADEQDHLEQELERLNHAEEIKSNLLNASTLLQNQEVNALNLIKEASNQLQQAEKYQQDISALGERLKSCLIEIKDIASEVEDIEQTISFDENKAALVSERLDLIYSLQKKHRVNSNQELLNYQEELSSKLNKILFADEDIERLQKEIQEEKLLLVEQAKTISLNRKNAIPAIEEYIIKILAEIGMANADVKLEQLVKEENNFDQDGLDQIKFLFSANKGHQLQELSKVASGGELSRLMLSIKSLIAKKTALPTIIFDEIDTGVSGEVAHKVGNIMEKLAEDMQVITITHLPQMASKGKSHYFVYKEIKDDFTYSQIKKLNNEERILEIAKMLSGEHPKESAIQNAKELLFG
- a CDS encoding enoyl-ACP reductase FabI translates to MAYNLLKGKRGIITGALDENSIAWKVAEKAHEEGATFVLTNAPIAMRMGEINKLAEKTNSQIIPADATSIDDLTNLYTQAQEVLGGKIDFVLHSIGMSVNIRKKIPYTESNYEYFAKGIDVSAMSLHKMLAVAKKLDAINEGGSVVALTYMAAQRTYPFYTDMADIKAMLESIARSFGYHYGLEKKVRINTVSQSPTKTTAGTGIKGFGDFYDFADKIAPLGNADAESCADYCITLFSDLTRMVTMQNLFHDGGYSSTGVSMDVMTAIGAGEEG
- a CDS encoding ATP-dependent Clp protease ATP-binding subunit; translation: MEAKFSPRVKDVISYSREEALRLGHDYIGTEHLLLGLIREGDGVAIKILKSLGVDTAKLRRAIEDAVRGTSAITANLGNIPLTKQAEKVLKITYLEAKIFKSDIIGTEHLLLSILREEDNIASQILAQFNLNYEIFKSEVENNKGGFRDDPTNSATSGGDDDFKEEESFSTPKKVSDIKSKTPVLDNFGRDLTKMAEDGKLDPIVGREKEIERVSQILSRRKKNNPILIGEPGVGKSAIAEGLALRIVQRKVSRVLFNKRVVTLDLASLVAGTKYRGQFEERMKAVMNELEKSPDVILFIDEIHTIVGAGGASGSLDASNMFKPALARGEIQCIGATTLDEYRQYIEKDGALDRRFQKVMIEPATPTETIEILNRIKEKYEEHHGVTYTDEAIEACVSLTSRYITDRFLPDKAIDALDEAGSRVHLTNIHVPQNIIDIEQKIEQIKVEKNKVVRSQKYEEAAKLRDTEKNLLEELDKAKAEWEAETKTKRYIVSEDNVAEVVSMMTGIPLQRVGQTDSQKLLGMFEKINEKIIGQDDAIKKLTKAIQRTRAGLKDPKKPIGSFIFLGPTGVGKTELAKELARFMFDTDDALIQIDMSEYMEKFAVSRLVGAPPGYVGYEEGGQLTEKVRRKPYAVVLLDEIEKAHPDVFNILLQVLDEGQLTDSLGRKVDFRNTIIIMTSNIGARQLKDFGQGVGFATSAKLSQTESHNKTVIESALKRAFAPEFLNRVDDVIVFNSLEKEEIFQIIDIELKALFGRVQTLGYDIKLTEAAKDYIAEKGFDSNFGARPLKRAIQKFLEDPIAEEILKGELTEGDTMEVDYDKEKDQIHIIGKAAKKKKKKEEEKEGGE